In Mycobacterium sp. 050128, one genomic interval encodes:
- a CDS encoding acyl-CoA dehydrogenase family protein, giving the protein MKRLVLEPEHEAFRETVRQFIDRELVPNAEKWESDRIVDRSAFIAAGKYGLIGFNMPEQYGGGGVDDFRFNAVIDEEIARYGGPSPSLSLQNDVVGPYFSSLANDEQKQRWLPGIISGELIVAVAMTEPGAGSDLAGIRTSAVRDGDDWIINGAKTFISSGINCDLVVVVCRTDPEAGHKGFTLLVVEAGMQGFSRGRKLDKMGLHYQDTAELAFENVRVPSANLLGKEGRGFYHLMANLPSERLSIAISAIAGARETWRQTLQYAKDRKAFGQSIGSFQHNRFLLAEMDTELEIGEQYIDRCLQAVVDGELTAVEASKAKWWCTETAKKVIDGCVQLHGGYGYMTEYRVARDYMDNRIMTIFGGTTEIMKDIIGRDLGL; this is encoded by the coding sequence ATGAAGAGACTCGTCTTGGAGCCGGAGCACGAAGCATTCCGCGAGACGGTACGGCAGTTCATCGATCGTGAGCTGGTGCCCAACGCCGAGAAGTGGGAGAGCGACCGCATCGTCGACCGCTCGGCGTTCATCGCGGCAGGTAAATACGGCCTGATTGGGTTCAATATGCCCGAGCAGTACGGCGGCGGTGGCGTCGACGACTTCCGCTTCAACGCCGTCATCGACGAGGAGATCGCCCGCTACGGCGGGCCGTCGCCGTCGCTGAGCCTGCAGAACGACGTTGTGGGCCCGTACTTCTCGTCGCTGGCCAACGACGAACAGAAGCAGCGCTGGCTGCCGGGCATCATCAGCGGCGAACTGATCGTCGCCGTCGCGATGACCGAGCCCGGCGCGGGCAGCGACCTGGCCGGCATCCGCACCTCGGCCGTCCGTGACGGTGACGACTGGATCATCAACGGCGCCAAGACGTTCATCTCGTCCGGCATCAATTGCGACCTCGTGGTGGTGGTCTGCCGCACCGACCCCGAAGCCGGCCACAAGGGATTCACGCTGCTGGTAGTCGAGGCGGGCATGCAGGGCTTCAGCCGCGGGCGCAAGCTCGACAAGATGGGGTTGCATTACCAGGACACCGCCGAGCTGGCCTTCGAGAACGTGCGGGTGCCGTCGGCGAATCTTTTGGGCAAGGAGGGACGCGGTTTCTATCACCTGATGGCTAATCTCCCGTCCGAGCGGTTGTCCATCGCTATCTCAGCGATCGCCGGAGCACGTGAGACCTGGCGGCAGACGTTGCAATATGCCAAGGACCGCAAGGCTTTCGGCCAGTCGATCGGTAGCTTCCAGCACAACCGGTTCCTGCTGGCCGAAATGGACACCGAGCTCGAGATCGGCGAGCAGTACATCGACCGGTGCCTGCAGGCGGTGGTCGACGGGGAACTGACGGCGGTCGAGGCGTCGAAAGCCAAGTGGTGGTGCACCGAGACCGCCAAGAAGGTCATCGATGGCTGCGTACAGTTGCACGGCGGCTACGGCTACATGACGGAATACCGGGTTGCGCGCGACTACATGGACAACCGCATCATGACGATCTTCGGCGGCACCACCGAGATCATGAAAGACATCATCGGCCGCGATCTCGGCTTGTGA
- a CDS encoding enoyl-CoA hydratase — MNGISVERDGPLLRIRLDRPEKLNAVDTPMLDELSAHIRGAEPDGSVRAVLLTGAGRAFCSGGDLTGGDTAGAAEAANRVVRAIVGLPKPVVAGVSGAAVGFGCPLALACDLVVAAPSAYFQLAFTKVGLMPDGGASALLPGLIGRARTARMAMTAEKVSAATAFEWGMISYLTGEDDYQSVLAHVLRSVSGGPTLAFGWTKRALAEATLGALEPVQAIEAEGQLALIATADFREGARAFRERRRPDFGGH; from the coding sequence GTGAATGGCATCTCGGTCGAGCGCGACGGCCCACTGCTGCGGATCCGGCTGGACCGGCCGGAAAAGCTCAACGCCGTCGACACACCGATGCTCGATGAGTTGTCGGCGCACATTCGCGGCGCCGAGCCGGACGGCTCAGTCCGCGCGGTGCTGCTCACCGGCGCCGGCCGAGCGTTCTGTTCCGGTGGCGACCTCACCGGTGGTGATACCGCAGGCGCCGCCGAAGCCGCCAACCGGGTCGTGCGGGCGATCGTCGGGCTACCCAAGCCCGTGGTCGCCGGCGTCAGCGGCGCTGCAGTGGGCTTCGGCTGCCCACTCGCGCTGGCCTGTGATCTGGTGGTTGCCGCACCCTCGGCGTACTTTCAGTTGGCTTTCACCAAGGTCGGGCTGATGCCGGACGGCGGTGCGTCCGCACTGCTGCCGGGGTTGATCGGGCGAGCACGTACGGCGCGCATGGCAATGACCGCTGAGAAAGTTTCCGCGGCAACGGCATTCGAGTGGGGGATGATCTCCTATTTGACTGGCGAAGACGACTACCAGTCCGTGCTGGCCCACGTGCTGCGGTCGGTCTCCGGCGGTCCGACGTTAGCGTTCGGCTGGACCAAGCGCGCACTGGCCGAAGCGACGCTGGGCGCACTCGAGCCGGTGCAAGCGATCGAAGCCGAGGGACAGTTGGCGTTAATCGCCACCGCTGATTTCAGGGAAGGTGCACGCGCCTTCCGGGAACGACGGCGCCCCGACTTTGGCGGACATTGA
- a CDS encoding alpha/beta fold hydrolase has protein sequence MDIEYSDAGTGPTILFVHGVYVTGALWNDVVAELGEGLRCITPTWPLGAHRTATDGADLGAEAAARRIVHFMEALDLTDVTVVANDTGGGLVLASLGDPALDTSRIARLVLTNCDSYEHFPPGSFAQIVKLCRFSTALGGAVVRMLASAPGQAFFLKAVSKHPPTRERQREIFGAFATSAAARRDAVTVTASLDPALTLRAAPAIEAFDRPVTLAWGTEDQLFPLDHARRLRDAFPHATLIEIPDCSTFVMIDAPGKVAEAIRNRPE, from the coding sequence CTGGACATCGAATACAGCGACGCTGGAACGGGTCCGACGATCCTATTCGTGCACGGTGTCTACGTGACGGGCGCCCTGTGGAACGACGTCGTGGCTGAACTGGGGGAGGGCCTTCGATGCATCACCCCCACCTGGCCGCTGGGAGCCCACCGCACGGCCACCGACGGCGCCGACCTCGGCGCCGAAGCGGCCGCCCGGCGCATCGTCCACTTCATGGAAGCCCTCGACCTGACCGATGTCACCGTGGTGGCCAACGACACCGGTGGCGGCCTGGTGCTGGCGTCGTTGGGTGATCCAGCGCTGGACACATCCCGGATCGCGCGACTGGTGCTGACCAATTGCGATAGCTACGAACACTTTCCGCCCGGCTCGTTCGCGCAGATCGTCAAGCTGTGCCGTTTCAGTACCGCGCTGGGTGGTGCCGTTGTACGCATGCTGGCCAGCGCACCGGGACAGGCCTTCTTCCTCAAGGCCGTGTCCAAGCACCCTCCGACCCGGGAGCGGCAGCGGGAGATCTTCGGAGCCTTCGCCACCAGCGCTGCGGCCCGCCGCGACGCCGTCACGGTGACTGCCTCGCTGGACCCGGCTCTCACACTGCGCGCCGCGCCGGCGATCGAGGCATTCGACAGACCCGTCACCTTGGCGTGGGGCACCGAGGACCAGCTGTTCCCACTCGACCACGCCCGTCGCCTACGCGATGCGTTCCCGCATGCCACGTTGATCGAGATCCCAGACTGCTCCACGTTCGTGATGATCGATGCGCCAGGAAAAGTCGCCGAGGCAATCCGCAACCGGCCCGAGTAG